The DNA window TCTTTCAAAACTAAATCGTTTTGTCCCGGCCCGTGATGAGGCCCCGGCCAGTGAAACCAGTTACGAGATTCCCAAAGAAGTAATCAATGAAGCCATTGTCAATGCCATCGCTCACCGGGATTATACATCTTCGGCGAGCATTCAGGTCTATGTTTTTTCTGATCGTATCGAGATCAGAAATCCTGGCGAGCTTCCTCCGGACCTAACCTTTGAAAACCTGAAAATAACTCATAACTCCAGGCCCCGTAATCTCCGGATTGCGAATGCATTATTTCTCTCGCACTATATCGAAAAAATCGGATACGGAACTCTCCAGATGATTGCTGGATGTAAGGGCGCTGGTTTGCCGGCGCCGGATTTTTCTCAAAGTGGTAGCGATTTTGTTGTTACGCTCTGGCGCGACTGGCTGACTGATGAGGTTATGACAAAGCTGGGGATCACTACCCGACAAAGAATTGCTATTCAATTAGCGAAAGATTCAGGACGTGTGAACAGTACTGATTATTCGAACCGTGCGGAGATTTCACGACAGACTGCAGTGCGTGACTTGAAGGATCTCATTGGTAAAGGTATCCTTGAAAAGAAAGGAGTAACCGGAAAGGGTACTTATTACTCATTGTGCAAAGGACTGAGAAAGGCACCATACGATTCAGAATCCGGAGAATGAGGATCGTACATTCTCACGCAGTATGTCGGTACCCTGTTCAATCAAACGACTCATAATGGTAACATCAGAATCAGGACACCATCTGGAATATCCTGGTTTAACTGGGTTGGATAAGGGTCTAAAGAGATCTGCGCCGGTATTTCGGGTCAACACATTCCTCATCTCATTGACTCATATGGTGCATATCATTCAGGACCGCACCTGAATTCTCACCGGACGATAAGGCTGGAAGGGGTATTGGGGTCAGGATAAATGAGACATAAACCGGCCCCCCCCTTGGGGGGTATGCACTATCCCTCTCAAACTATAACTGGAGCGTTGCGCCCGTATCCGGAACACTACGAGTGTGGGGTCGAATTCTTGAATCCGCGGTGGTGCCAGCACCGGCTTGCCCTGCTTCTTCCTCGTGTCTTGTTCCCCTGCCACGGCCAGCCGGCCTCTTTGTTCACCGGATGGCAACGACTGGATCGTGCGTTAGCGGATGGTGGCTATGCCGGCGAGCCGTGCGAGGGGCTGGCCGGGTTGTGGAAGGAGGGGTGGCGTTCTTCGCCACCGTGTACCGGGGGATTCGGGGCCGGCGGTTTTGGATGTGTACCTGGTATTCGAAAGCGCCAAAAAATCAGAGTTTTACAATTCCTTCATCAAGATAAAATTCCCTGAGGGTTTCCCCGTTCATGGAACAATCGACCAGTTCACAAAACTGTTCGTGGGAGAGTTTGAGTTGTTTCGCCATTTTATGCATCAATTCATCGCTGATCTCTTTTTTCCCATGACTGATGAATGTGAAGATGGATGTCTTCTTTCCATCAATGAAGAATATCAGGTGGGTATGAGACGTATTTTTTTCCTTAAACCCTTTCTTAAGCAGGGAATTTGCGATGTTGTAGTTTTTACGCGTTCCCAACAACATCGCCTTCCCGTGCAAAAAATGACTTTAGCATTAAACGGAATTCAAATGCGTCCTGCGTGAGCGTATCAGCGTCGACTTCCACATAGTCATTCCAGAGTTCAGTAAGTTCTTCTTCAATCTCCTGTATTCCCAGTTTGAGAGATGACGATGTGGCAAGAAGGTGGAACGGTTCGTTGGACAGGATATATTCATCCAGATCATACTGAACGTCAAGGATTATCGGCTCTTTGAGATGAATCCGGCTATTTTTAAAATTAATTTCCTGAAGAGGGAGATGGGGGATCTGTTCGATCGCCTTCTCTGAAGAAATTTCAATACCATTGTTCTTTTTCATCTGTCCGATGATGCCAACCATGGTACCGACATAATGCTTCATCGACTTTTCCAGTTCCGGGGTATATGTGCAGGTGAATTCACCCTCTGGCGTATCAATCCTGCATTCGTGCTTCTTGTCGACCCTGATCTGGATCAGACGGCCGACAATTGTTTTTTCAGTTGCCTCTGGCACTTTATGGAGTGCCCGCTGGATAGCGGGTTTGCGTGAAGGGTTGAGTTGGAAGGACCTGGGCTGGCCAAAACCAAGCTGGATGCTGAAGGGAGAACGATTATCCGGCCAGAGATGATCGATCTCCTGAATGAGACGGTGTGCTCTCGGCTCATCTGGTATTTTTTCTGCAATTTTTTTCGAGATATCATCATCAGACTGTGCGATATGGACGATCTCGTTTGTAAGATCGATTGCCTTCTCCCCATTTGTTGGGATTTGTGGAAAAAGCCCCTGCTGAGAATCGGCGATCCCGAGCGTTGCCCCGACGCTTCCGATTTTTAGTTCACGGACGACGAGGGTGAATCGCTCTTTAACTGATTTAGGGAAATCTCCGCTGGTACGGTATTTGTTCCCTTCAAGAAAGTCCCCGACCACATAGAGGAGATTCTGGAGGCTCTGGAATTTTTCTGCAACGAGTAAAGCAGGGATGGGAGAATTGGTATCCCCTGTGGATGTGATCGTGAGTTCAATTTTTTTTGTTATGGCGGGCGGCATCCTGGGAACCTCATCATGCTCTGATGAAAGAGTATCTGAGTATATTCATGACACTTGGTTTCTGGGGTATTAAGGATTTTTAGTCGTGGCAAGACTGTTGAAATTGTGCCTTGCCGAATACCATGTAACAGAGAGATGAAGTGATTTGATCCTGGCAGTATGTATTGCTTGGGGACACGGTAGCAGGGGATCCGAATCCTGATCCAGCTTTCTCTGTCAATGCTTTTCGGAGAAGGTATTCGAGCCGCTCGGTCATGCTCGGGAAGCACGGGTCGGCTGTCGCCCTCCGTCGCTGGATCGGCCGGCCGGCAGCGCCGCTTCGTTCACCGCATGACAACGACCGGATCCTTGCGGTGGCGGACGGTGACCATGCCGGCGAGCCGTGCGAGGGGCCGGCCGGTTCTTGATCCTGCATCTTCACTGGATTATCCATCTCAGTTTCGTGTGTAACTATGGTCAGCCATAGTTACACACGATTATTGTGGCTAACTATGGTTGACTGGAATTAGGTTGTGGTACTGGGATCAGAAATAGAGAATTATTACCCAAATAAAATCAAGAACAGAATTATTATACCAGGAGACTAATGAAAAAATATGACGATCCAGCTGACAGATGATATGATTGGATCGTTGCTCGCTGAGCGGAAAGAATTACCTGATGATTTCCTACTTCATTCAAAGTTAAAATCCAGACACGGACACAAAGAGTTTGGAAGAGAAATAATCGGAGAGAAGGGATCACTGTTCCGTCTTGTCTACCGGCAGAGCGAGTTAAACCAGCTGGATTTTTCAATAATTCTTCTGTACATCCCAAAAGGATCGAACCAGCAGTTCCGTCTGCGCAGATATAATGGAAAAAGTCATGAACATACGAATCCTATAGAGAAAAAAACCTTCTATGGATTCCATGTCCATACTGCAACCGAACGCTACCAGCAGTCTGGCAATCGGGAAGATACCTATGCTGAGGAGACGAATCGGTATGCAGATTATCACGGTGCGATCGAATGTATGTTGGAAGACTGCGGGTTTGTGAATTCGACGAACGACCGGAGCCTTTCACAATGGGGGATGAACTGATGTCAGTCCAGACAATCACACAGAATTTCCGGCAGAAAGTGTGCGATCAGGTTCGCGTAGAGGCCGAAGGTGTCGACCGGTACCGGGTGTTCACTCCGTTCCTTTTTGAGGATGGGGATCATCTCGTTGTCGTTCTGAAACTGGAGGAGGGGCGATGGGTGCTCTCTGATGAGGGACATACTTTCATGCATCTCACCTACGACCTGGACGAGAAAGATCTTCGAAGCGGGAGCCGGCAGAAGATTATTTCAAATGCCCTCGCTGCATTCTCTGTCGAGGACCGCAATGGAGAACTGATCCTTTCAATCAACAATGAGCAGTTTGGCGATGCCCTGTACAGTTACGTTCAGGCGCTGCTCAAAATTTTTGATATCTCCTATCTGTCACGGGAGCGTGTCCGATCAACATTCATGGATGATGTACATGATTTTGTTCAGGAACATATTCAAAAAGGGCATGTTCATGTTGACTGGCATGATCCGATCCATGATCCTGACAGTAAATATAGTGCGGATTTCATGATCGAAAGTGAATCCGGGCCGATTCTTGTGTACGCGTTATCGAATGATAGCCGGGTGAGTAATGCAACGATCAACCTGCTCATGTTTGAAAAATGGGGGCTGAAATTCCGGTCTATTGGTATCTTTGAGGACCAGGAAGAGATCAATCGGAAGACGCTTGCGAAGTTCACGGATGTCTGTGAGAAGCAGTTCTCCAACCTGTATGGGAACAAGGACCGGCTCCTGAAATATGTACAGGAGTCAGGCGGAATGGTGACGGCATAGTATTCCCGGCACTGTCTCGCCATGCTTCTTCCCCGTGTCTCTCTCTTCCCTGACACGGCTGGCCGGCAGTGCCTCTCCTTTCACCGCATGGCAACGACCGGATCCTTGCGTCGGCGGACGGTGGCCATGCCGGCGAGCCGTGCGAGGGGCCGGCCGGCTCAATCTGAAGATGGAGACATCACCCAGAACCCCGATTCCGGTGAAGATGATTTGCTGCATTTGCTGCATGTTTCCTGCACGTTTGCTGCATCTGCAGCAAAGAACGAAAACACAAATCCTGCCTCTGTTTACGGAACAGATGAAGTATCATCATGTGTACAGGAAGATGGATCGTTGTTTGCTGCAAATCCGGAGAACGAAGGGCGATCGGTCGATCGTGCCGGCGTCTCTCTCCCTCTCTCTCATGTTCCTGACAGTTGCAGCAAACACGATCGGAATGTGGAGGATATCGCCGGGATAGGAGATCTAGACCCTGAACCGGCTCCGTCGGTTTGCTGCAGTCTGCAGCAAACTGCAGGAAACGTGCAGCAAATAACTTCTCCTGCAGCAAACAACCAGGAGCAGGAGCCGGCTGCAGCTCTGGACATATCTTCCCTCCCGGAGGTGGCACCGGCTCGCCATGCTTCTTCCCCGTGACTCTCGTTCCCCTGCCACGGCCGGCCGGCAGCGCCTCTTCGTTCACCGCATGGCAACGACCTGTTCGTGCGTCGGCGGACGGTGGCCATGCCGGCGAGTGGTGGGAGGGGCCGGCGGTTTTGGGGATGTGTGCCAGGTATTCGATAGATCTAAAAATCAGAGTTTTATAATCCCTTCAGCAAGATAAAATTCCTTGAAGATTTTCCGTTCATGGAACAATCGACCAGTTCACAAAACTGTTTGTGAGAAAATTTGAGTTGTTTCGCCATTTTATACATCAATTTAGGATTATCCATGCTCTGCCAGGCACAGTCTGGGATATTGTTACGCTCGTTGGGTCCCTGCATGAGATTGATACTACGGACAAAACCTTTATCCTCGGCAGGGGTTTGTGTCAGAGAAGAATAAGACAGCATTGATTGATACACACTTCTCATTTGTTCTCCTCTTTTGACGAAATACCAGCCATTATGGGACAAGGATCCATCTCATCGACATGGGCTATTTCTTCTATCAGAAACGGCTCATTCATGATAAAAACGAGAACTCAATGGAGGATGATCTCCTTGAAGGTGTCGATCTGGCCGAGGATGAACATAAGGCACTGTATCGGTTGCTCGATGACGGTGAGATTGATCGATCCACGTAAGGTCGAAGGCTGAAACGAGTTGGTAAACCCCTGATTCTTTCGAATCAATTATATTTACGACGAAAAAAGGTTTATGAAGGGTCCCGAATCAGGTCAGAGAGATCACACAAAAACTCGGAGGGAGTATATTCTCTAATGAAAGAGGTGTTTTGGCTTTAATGCCCCTCTGGTGACAGTCGGGGTTTAGGAGAATGGAAATCGAGAGATCCTGGGAGCCCGGATTACTGCCATGTGAAAATGATAGTTTCTGGTCCGGGCTCTTCTATGAGATGAAAGAACGAGGATTGAATAGCGTACAACTGGTCATATCTGATTGTCATCAGGGAATCCAAACGGCAGTGTCTACGGTATCTTGGGAGTATCAAGATAAATTCCTGATGTGCATGCAACCCATGCAGTTTTGAGGAATATTCCTAAAAAAAACCAACGGGAGGCTACTAAACAACTCAGGGAAGTATATGGATTCGAACAGAAACTCCAGATGTTTGCCGATTCACAGAATTCACAAAATTACCAGAGAACTGCCAACACTATCGAACGATACTTTCCAGGATTCCTGAACTACATGGCATTCCCTAAACAGCATCACAAAAGGAATGGGACTACCAATGTCATGGGATGGGGTCAATGAGGAATTGAAACGTGGAACCAAAATAGAAGGTGCGTTCCTCAACGATGAGTCACTCCTCAAAAATATAGGTACCTCCTCATGGACGTGAATTAAGAGTGCATGACTGGCAGAAAGATTTGGCAATGGAGAAGGGATAATCAGGCGAGGATACTGGGCTCGTTGAAATTACAGTAGGTATGGCACATTTCTGGTTAAAAATTGACCTTAAAAATCGATTATTTATTATAATCTAAATCTTTATTTATTCGTATGGTTTTGAAAGAGTTTAATATACTGTTTGCCGGCGAAAAAGTTAAAAATGAATTATTCTATTGTGATAAATATGAGAATAATTTGATAAAAAACAATTTGGGCATTCATGAACAATATACACATGTTTCTGATGATGGTGGAGTAGATATAATTCCTAAATTATTGGATTATCTTAATCCCTCGACTTCAAATCCTGACAGAAAATATAACAGTTATTGCCTGGGGAGTACTGAACACTATATTTCTCGAGAAATAACAAAGAAATATAGTCAAAAATTTTCATGTAAAAATTTAAAACAACTTAATCACATTGTAGAATTTGAAGAATATCGTGGAGAGAAATTTCTAGGAATTGCAGCTAAGAAATCTGATAATGATACTTCAAATGAAGATAAACAAAAATTTGGGAATGGAGATGAAGGATTTAATCAATATAAAGACTTGAAAGATTTGAACTCTGAATCTGCTAGATATTTATTTATTGACGATCTTGGATATTCTTTTGCTTCGGATTCTAAAATTTTTAATTTATTAAATTCCCTCAAATTTGACAACATAATTGTTTTTTGGAAATTATCCTATAATACCATATTAAAATTATCAAAAAGTGACGATGGGAAAATTGATGATGGGAAAATTGATGATGGATATAAATCCTTATTAAATGGAAAAAATGTTGTAACCTTTTTAAATGCAAGAGATCTTCGTGCTTGCGGTGCAAATATTTCTTATAGATTATCTTGGGAGAAAACTACAGAAGAATTGTTTGATCAAATGAAAAATAACCCAGTCTTTGATTCAATAATGAATTATTCTAAGATAATAATAATCAGAATTGGATTAGAAGGGGCACTTGTCATTATAAAAAAGGGTGAAGAATTAGAGTCATATTTATTTTTTGATCCTTACTGTTTAGAGGATGAATTCATTGAAAAACATGTTGGTAATGTTCAGGGGATTTCTAGCGCATTTTGTGCTGGTTTTATAGATTCATTTATTGATGATATAAATGAATTAATTCATTTTTATGATGATGAAAATAATAATAAAAATAAAAATAGAGAAATGGAGATTTTAAATAAATTCAAAAATGGAATCCGCGATGGTTTAGGATTTTCAAGGAGAATGTGGTTTTGGGGGTATGGAAGAGATGATAAACCCACTCGAATCGCTGATGAATTTGTATTATCAACAAAACCATGTGAATCTGGAGATTTTTGTTTAAGTAAAGAGGAGATGAATATAGTAAAACAAGATGTATCTTTTAAATTCTCCTCATTTAAAATTCCAGGGGATATTTTAGATGAACAAAAAGGTACATGGACAATTCTTGAAAAAAATAGAAGGGCAATATCTTCGCAAAAATCATTTGGAGAAATTGCATACAAAATCGTTGATATGGGTATTGAAAAATTCAGCGAGAACAATACTATAAACGAAGAATCACTTTTTCCAATTTATGAAAAAGGAGGTTTAATTTCTGTCGATCGAAGTGAAATTGAAAGTTATCAAAGTATAAGAAATATTATATCTGAGTATGTAGATTCAGAGAATATAAAAAATCCTCTTTCAATAACAGTTTTTGGTCCTCCGGGGTCAGGAAAGTCATTTTCAATTGAAAAAATAATTGAGAGTTTAGATAATGATAAAATTGATTTTAAAACATTCAATTTATCACAGTTTACAAGAAATGAACAGTTAACAACTGTCTTTCATATAATTAGAGATGTTTGTCTTAAAAATAAAATACCTGTAATATTTTTCGATGAATTTGATTGTAAAGTGAATAATAATAATCTAGGTTGGTTAAGGTTTTTTTTAGCCCCAATGCAAGATGGATTATTTTTCGATGGAGAAAATTTTCATCCCATAGGAAGAAGTATTTTTGTTTTTGCAGGGGGAATCTACAAAAGTTATGAGGAATTTATTTCAGTTGTGCGAAAATCAAAAAATAAAGATCTAAAATTGTCAGATTTCTTAAGTAGATTAAAAGGTCATATAAATATAATCGGTTGTAATAAAACCGGAGAAGATGAATATTTATACAAAATTAGACGAGGGATATTACTTCGTTCTGTTATTAAAAAGGTTAGGCCAGATTTGATTATTAACGGTATCCTTTCAATTGATCAATGTGTTGAACGTGCATTTATTAGTTCATCCAATTATTATCATGGTGCTCGTTCAATTCAGGCAATTGTTGAAATGAGTAATTTAAACAGTTTAACGAAAATTGGTCCATCCGCTCTGCCTCTGGATGTACAACTTGAACATCATATAGATGCTGAAATATTCTTAAATTTAATACATCGAGAACTTCATCTAAACAAATTAATCAAGAAGGAAATTCCTAATTTAAATCTGAATGAAGTAGAAAAAATGTTTGTTGATAGACAACGTGGATATTTCAAACGTCCAAACT is part of the Methanosphaerula palustris E1-9c genome and encodes:
- a CDS encoding type II toxin-antitoxin system HicA family toxin, whose product is MGTRKNYNIANSLLKKGFKEKNTSHTHLIFFIDGKKTSIFTFISHGKKEISDELMHKMAKQLKLSHEQFCELVDCSMNGETLREFYLDEGIVKL
- a CDS encoding DUF1828 domain-containing protein, encoding MSVQTITQNFRQKVCDQVRVEAEGVDRYRVFTPFLFEDGDHLVVVLKLEEGRWVLSDEGHTFMHLTYDLDEKDLRSGSRQKIISNALAAFSVEDRNGELILSINNEQFGDALYSYVQALLKIFDISYLSRERVRSTFMDDVHDFVQEHIQKGHVHVDWHDPIHDPDSKYSADFMIESESGPILVYALSNDSRVSNATINLLMFEKWGLKFRSIGIFEDQEEINRKTLAKFTDVCEKQFSNLYGNKDRLLKYVQESGGMVTA
- a CDS encoding transposase, with product MEIERSWEPGLLPCENDSFWSGLFYEMKERGLNSVQLVISDCHQGIQTAVSTVSWEYQDKFLMCMQPMQF
- a CDS encoding transposase, which encodes MHATHAVLRNIPKKNQREATKQLREVYGFEQKLQMFADSQNSQNYQRTANTIERYFPGFLNYMAFPKQHHKRNGTTNVMGWGQ
- a CDS encoding ATP-binding protein, producing MVLKEFNILFAGEKVKNELFYCDKYENNLIKNNLGIHEQYTHVSDDGGVDIIPKLLDYLNPSTSNPDRKYNSYCLGSTEHYISREITKKYSQKFSCKNLKQLNHIVEFEEYRGEKFLGIAAKKSDNDTSNEDKQKFGNGDEGFNQYKDLKDLNSESARYLFIDDLGYSFASDSKIFNLLNSLKFDNIIVFWKLSYNTILKLSKSDDGKIDDGKIDDGYKSLLNGKNVVTFLNARDLRACGANISYRLSWEKTTEELFDQMKNNPVFDSIMNYSKIIIIRIGLEGALVIIKKGEELESYLFFDPYCLEDEFIEKHVGNVQGISSAFCAGFIDSFIDDINELIHFYDDENNNKNKNREMEILNKFKNGIRDGLGFSRRMWFWGYGRDDKPTRIADEFVLSTKPCESGDFCLSKEEMNIVKQDVSFKFSSFKIPGDILDEQKGTWTILEKNRRAISSQKSFGEIAYKIVDMGIEKFSENNTINEESLFPIYEKGGLISVDRSEIESYQSIRNIISEYVDSENIKNPLSITVFGPPGSGKSFSIEKIIESLDNDKIDFKTFNLSQFTRNEQLTTVFHIIRDVCLKNKIPVIFFDEFDCKVNNNNLGWLRFFLAPMQDGLFFDGENFHPIGRSIFVFAGGIYKSYEEFISVVRKSKNKDLKLSDFLSRLKGHINIIGCNKTGEDEYLYKIRRGILLRSVIKKVRPDLIINGILSIDQCVERAFISSSNYYHGARSIQAIVEMSNLNSLTKIGPSALPLDVQLEHHIDAEIFLNLIHRELHLNKLIKKEIPNLNLNEVEKMFVDRQRGYFKRPNLINKLIKSSAELWNLIVENKPKRTLSALTFPNRYYLKWSDLDISRRIVIFKEILKLLNYLIQDKHYNKKNNYQINQTIILNSISQFKTRENSFICDFFLSGLKDNILSHRMIDIISDMMYSGKDAHRIRSFDTYFLNISKNLSTEDPSREELTWIADILIQKNTDDAPSVLSEIDKINDIINQLDLNGFQVYKS